From a single Rhodococcus qingshengii JCM 15477 genomic region:
- a CDS encoding isopenicillin N synthase family dioxygenase — MTHETPVFEIPTIDISPYLRGEAAVANATNSTACAEVAAQLDRACREVGFIQIVGHSIPRSATKGLADALDEFFALPLTVKNNYRRPSSENRGYSPPKSESLSMSLGVAAANQMNDFYEAIVVGTEVSDYPGVDLPESSYAANTWPVAAPGFRPAIEEYFRHSQGLARILMCAFTDALGLQPGYFDSMLDHSIDAMKMNNYALPEGEIRISGDMTGMGAHTDFGILTILWADQVPGLQVLSADGVWHDVQPADGALLINLGDAMARWTNDRWRSTVHRVDPPIVDGQIIRRRSAAFFFDGNYDAVIEALPGTLTPGEVGYPPITIAENIAAKVAGLKGATAPDVDSRSADRVRAAG, encoded by the coding sequence ATGACCCACGAAACTCCTGTCTTCGAAATTCCTACGATCGATATCAGCCCGTACCTCCGCGGCGAGGCAGCGGTTGCAAACGCCACCAACAGCACTGCCTGTGCGGAAGTGGCAGCTCAACTCGATCGCGCGTGCCGGGAGGTCGGATTCATACAGATTGTCGGACACAGCATTCCACGATCGGCGACCAAAGGACTGGCCGACGCTCTCGACGAGTTCTTTGCTCTCCCACTGACGGTGAAGAACAACTATCGCCGTCCCTCGTCCGAGAACCGCGGCTACTCACCACCGAAATCGGAATCACTCAGCATGAGCCTGGGCGTCGCCGCTGCGAACCAGATGAACGATTTCTACGAAGCAATAGTCGTGGGCACAGAGGTGAGCGACTATCCGGGCGTCGACCTACCCGAGTCCAGCTACGCCGCCAACACCTGGCCCGTGGCCGCGCCCGGATTCCGACCGGCAATCGAAGAGTATTTCCGTCATTCCCAGGGCTTGGCACGAATCCTGATGTGCGCCTTTACCGACGCTCTCGGATTGCAGCCCGGGTACTTCGATTCGATGCTCGACCATTCGATCGACGCGATGAAGATGAACAACTACGCACTGCCCGAGGGCGAGATCCGCATCTCCGGCGACATGACGGGAATGGGCGCTCACACCGACTTCGGAATCTTGACCATCCTGTGGGCAGATCAAGTTCCGGGCCTTCAAGTTCTGAGTGCCGACGGCGTATGGCACGACGTCCAACCTGCCGACGGCGCACTCTTGATCAACCTCGGCGACGCGATGGCACGCTGGACGAACGACCGATGGCGCTCGACAGTGCACCGAGTCGACCCACCTATCGTCGATGGTCAGATCATCCGACGTCGCTCTGCCGCATTCTTTTTCGACGGGAACTACGACGCCGTCATCGAAGCACTGCCAGGGACTCTCACACCGGGCGAAGTGGGATACCCGCCAATCACGATCGCTGAGAACATCGCGGCCAAAGTGGCCGGACTGAAAGGCGCGACGGCGCCCGACGTCGACAGTCGCAGCGCTGACCGGGTGCGCGCCGCTGGATAG
- a CDS encoding ABC transporter permease yields MTEVLAVQQGTTARNSAVRTDSATAARAQSQPGRPSRMRALGTFLLYPLLSLAGAVAAWSIVSYLVLSPERRFLLPPPSQVLTKSLLDWKHLSPMLEALAVTAQVALVGFVVAVAVGVGTGVLMSQAKWIERIVYPYAVVLQVIPILAIVPLIGLWFGYGMTARTLVCVLIAAFPIITNTHFGLQSVDRGLHELFTLGRASRWDRLVKLELRAAMPAILTGIRTASGLVVVGAIIGDMFFAKGQPGIGTLLDVYRSRLQSEDLIAAIVIASVFGVLVFSAFGFLSRVLVGKWHTSGRKDFK; encoded by the coding sequence ATGACCGAAGTCCTTGCAGTGCAACAGGGCACCACCGCACGCAATTCCGCCGTTCGCACTGATTCTGCGACCGCTGCGCGAGCACAGTCACAGCCCGGACGGCCCTCTCGAATGAGAGCGCTCGGCACCTTCCTGCTCTATCCGCTGCTCTCACTTGCCGGCGCGGTCGCAGCGTGGTCGATCGTCAGCTACCTCGTTCTCTCCCCTGAACGTCGATTCCTCCTTCCGCCGCCGAGTCAAGTACTGACAAAGTCGCTACTCGACTGGAAGCACCTCTCGCCCATGCTCGAAGCCCTCGCAGTGACGGCACAGGTAGCACTGGTCGGCTTCGTCGTCGCGGTGGCAGTCGGCGTCGGAACCGGCGTGCTGATGAGCCAGGCCAAGTGGATCGAGCGGATCGTCTATCCCTATGCCGTTGTGCTGCAGGTCATTCCCATCCTCGCCATCGTCCCCCTCATCGGGCTCTGGTTCGGCTACGGTATGACCGCGCGTACCCTGGTGTGTGTTCTCATCGCAGCCTTCCCGATCATCACCAACACACACTTCGGATTGCAATCGGTCGATCGCGGACTGCACGAACTCTTCACCCTCGGCCGCGCGTCCCGTTGGGATCGATTGGTGAAACTCGAACTGCGAGCGGCAATGCCGGCTATTCTCACCGGCATCCGCACCGCCTCCGGCCTTGTTGTCGTCGGTGCCATCATCGGCGACATGTTCTTCGCCAAAGGACAACCCGGGATCGGAACGCTGCTCGACGTCTACCGAAGCCGCCTTCAGTCCGAGGATCTGATCGCCGCGATCGTGATCGCGTCGGTGTTCGGTGTCCTCGTCTTCTCTGCCTTTGGATTCCTCTCACGTGTGCTCGTCGGTAAGTGGCACACGTCCGGCCGCAAGGACTTTAAATGA
- a CDS encoding ABC transporter ATP-binding protein, whose translation MELANTMQDADARKLTAPMQMVFSDVVKKFDTGTVALDGIDLNVERGDFVAVVGPSGCGKSTLLRMAAGLERPTSGAVALDTESVGFIFQEPTLLPWRTVQANVELSAELGGGDKAARKLRADEAIRAVGLADFAKQLPNALSGGMKMRVSLARALTLAPAVMLLDEPFGALDEMTRLEMQVELQRLYTDKGFTSMFITHSVSEAVYLANKVVVMTARPGRIHSVVDIDFPYPRSPELRYDARYTEHVAEISASLHGSSR comes from the coding sequence ATGGAACTCGCGAACACGATGCAGGATGCCGACGCTCGCAAGCTCACCGCACCGATGCAGATGGTCTTTTCCGATGTCGTCAAGAAGTTCGATACCGGCACTGTCGCGCTGGACGGCATCGATCTGAACGTGGAGCGAGGAGACTTCGTCGCCGTGGTCGGACCCTCCGGCTGCGGCAAGTCGACTTTGTTGCGCATGGCGGCCGGCCTCGAGCGACCGACCAGCGGCGCGGTTGCCCTCGACACCGAATCAGTTGGCTTCATCTTCCAGGAGCCGACTCTCCTCCCCTGGCGAACCGTGCAGGCCAACGTCGAATTGTCCGCCGAACTCGGTGGCGGCGACAAAGCAGCCCGAAAGTTGCGCGCCGACGAGGCAATTCGCGCAGTGGGCCTGGCGGACTTTGCGAAACAACTGCCCAACGCGTTGTCGGGCGGAATGAAGATGCGTGTCTCGTTGGCGCGTGCGCTCACCCTCGCACCTGCTGTGATGCTGCTCGACGAACCTTTCGGTGCTCTCGACGAGATGACACGACTGGAGATGCAGGTAGAGCTGCAAAGGCTCTACACCGACAAGGGGTTCACCTCGATGTTCATCACGCACTCGGTATCCGAGGCCGTGTACCTCGCAAACAAGGTGGTCGTCATGACCGCCCGGCCCGGACGAATCCATTCGGTCGTGGACATCGATTTCCCGTACCCGCGTAGCCCGGAACTGCGCTACGACGCCCGATACACCGAACACGTCGCCGAGATCTCGGCCAGTCTCCATGGGAGCTCACGATGA